In Pyxidicoccus xibeiensis, the following proteins share a genomic window:
- a CDS encoding CAP domain-containing protein, whose product MLSSLLRIRWPALLVLAPLLGCGVGSQGGQRKPAAQRQTVTASRQKAPAQQRTPARTPEPARAALPAAKDFSRDMVTAHNQARAQAKPAPKPALPPLTWSDEAARKAASWAKECRFEHNPNRGDFGENLAAATPGAWTTPEVVKSWADEAADYDYTRNTCKKGKVCGHYTQVVWRKTGSVGCATVMCNKNSPFGAQFPTWQNWVCNYAPPGNWVGQRPY is encoded by the coding sequence ATGCTTTCGTCTCTTCTTCGTATCCGCTGGCCCGCCCTGCTCGTCCTCGCCCCGCTGCTCGGCTGCGGCGTGGGAAGCCAGGGTGGACAGCGCAAGCCGGCCGCCCAGCGGCAGACGGTGACGGCCTCGCGGCAGAAGGCCCCGGCGCAGCAGCGGACTCCGGCCCGCACGCCGGAGCCCGCTCGCGCGGCCCTGCCCGCCGCGAAGGACTTCTCGCGGGACATGGTGACAGCGCACAACCAGGCACGCGCGCAGGCGAAGCCCGCACCGAAGCCCGCGCTGCCGCCCCTCACCTGGTCCGACGAGGCCGCTCGCAAGGCCGCGTCCTGGGCGAAGGAATGCAGGTTCGAGCACAACCCCAACCGGGGTGACTTCGGGGAGAACCTCGCCGCCGCCACTCCCGGCGCGTGGACCACGCCCGAGGTGGTGAAGAGCTGGGCGGATGAGGCCGCGGACTACGACTACACGCGCAACACCTGCAAGAAAGGCAAGGTGTGCGGCCACTACACGCAGGTGGTGTGGCGGAAGACGGGCTCGGTGGGCTGCGCCACGGTGATGTGCAACAAGAACTCGCCGTTCGGCGCGCAGTTCCCCACGTGGCAGAACTGGGTGTGCAACTACGCGCCGCCGGGCAACTGGGTGGGCCAGCGGCCCTACTGA
- a CDS encoding CAP domain-containing protein, protein MRHSPMRHLLALGLVVPWLSTGCGSDESTPDDGETPQEQPTLTQFERDMLDTHNTVRAGVTTPRPDPALEALTWDVAAEAVAKAHVAKCNFRHNGERGDFGENIAAATPDLWDTPDVVNEWAKEVADYDYARNTCAAGKQCGHYTQVVWRATKRVGCATQVCTTNSPFGSRAPTWQFWVCNYAPPGNYVGQRPY, encoded by the coding sequence ATGCGCCACTCCCCGATGCGACACCTGCTGGCCCTCGGACTCGTCGTGCCCTGGCTCTCCACCGGCTGCGGCTCGGATGAGTCGACTCCCGATGACGGTGAGACGCCCCAGGAACAGCCCACGCTGACGCAGTTCGAGCGCGACATGCTCGACACGCACAACACGGTGCGGGCTGGCGTGACGACGCCCAGGCCCGACCCGGCGCTGGAGGCGCTGACCTGGGACGTGGCCGCGGAGGCGGTGGCAAAGGCACACGTGGCGAAATGCAACTTCAGGCACAACGGCGAGCGCGGCGACTTCGGCGAGAACATCGCCGCCGCCACGCCCGACCTCTGGGATACGCCGGACGTGGTGAACGAGTGGGCGAAGGAGGTGGCTGACTACGACTATGCCCGCAACACCTGCGCGGCGGGCAAGCAGTGCGGCCACTACACCCAGGTGGTGTGGCGCGCCACGAAGCGCGTGGGGTGCGCCACGCAGGTGTGCACGACGAACTCGCCGTTCGGCTCGCGGGCGCCCACGTGGCAGTTCTGGGTGTGCAACTACGCGCCGCCGGGCAACTACGTCGGCCAGCGGCCGTATTGA